From a region of the Pseudomonadaceae bacterium SI-3 genome:
- a CDS encoding alginate O-acetyltransferase, with amino-acid sequence MRTNKLDRTRPAAPVDDFFVPELCQPDALLGLVLLAELLVLVLVLAEPMQPGFNWMRLALASLFVQWVMLLSAGLTCQLRPLLARLPAWLAGLACCAMVVGLTLACTAVADIYQLGGPLTRVGEVNLYLRHALISLIMSGLLLRYFYLQSQWRRQEQAELRARIESLQARIRPHFLFNSLNSIASLLVTDPAKAEQAVLDLSDLFRASLARPGTLVPWREELELSRRYLSIEQYRLGERLKVEWQVDTVPDDLPIPQLTLQPLLENALIHGIQPRIEGGVVSVAAYYADGVFHLQVSNPFDETAPKLPSRGTQQALLNIDARLTALFGPAASLSVERRNARYYTCLRYPCATQKQEARTV; translated from the coding sequence ATGCGAACAAATAAACTCGATCGAACGCGGCCGGCGGCCCCTGTCGATGACTTCTTCGTGCCTGAACTCTGCCAGCCCGACGCGCTGCTCGGCCTGGTGCTGCTCGCCGAGTTGCTGGTGCTCGTGCTGGTGCTCGCCGAGCCGATGCAACCAGGTTTCAACTGGATGCGCCTGGCGCTGGCGTCATTGTTCGTGCAGTGGGTGATGTTGCTGTCGGCCGGTTTGACTTGTCAGCTGCGACCGCTGCTGGCGCGATTGCCGGCTTGGCTGGCAGGGCTTGCTTGCTGTGCGATGGTGGTCGGGCTGACGCTGGCGTGCACGGCGGTTGCCGATATCTATCAGCTTGGCGGTCCGCTGACGCGCGTCGGCGAGGTGAATCTGTATCTGCGCCATGCATTGATCAGCCTGATCATGTCTGGCCTGCTGCTGCGCTATTTCTATCTGCAGAGCCAATGGCGGCGGCAGGAGCAGGCCGAGCTTCGTGCTCGCATCGAGTCATTGCAGGCGCGCATTCGACCGCATTTTCTGTTCAACAGCCTGAACAGCATCGCGAGCCTGTTGGTCACCGATCCAGCCAAGGCCGAGCAAGCGGTGCTCGACCTGTCCGATCTGTTCCGTGCCAGCCTGGCGCGCCCCGGCACCCTGGTGCCTTGGCGCGAAGAGCTGGAATTGTCACGCCGATACCTTTCAATCGAGCAGTACCGGCTCGGCGAACGGCTGAAAGTTGAATGGCAGGTCGATACCGTACCGGATGATTTGCCGATACCCCAGCTGACCCTGCAGCCGCTTCTGGAGAATGCGCTTATCCATGGAATCCAGCCAAGAATCGAGGGCGGGGTGGTCAGCGTGGCGGCGTACTATGCTGATGGCGTGTTCCATTTGCAGGTGAGTAACCCCTTTGATGAGACGGCTCCAAAGCTGCCATCTAGAGGGACTCAGCAAGCGCTGCTCAATATAGACGCACGACTAACGGCACTTTTCGGTCCCGCGGCGAGTCTCAGCGTGGAGCGGCGTAATGCCCGTTACTACACCTGTCTACGCTATCCGTGTGCGACACAAAAGCAGGAAGCCAGAACTGTATGA
- a CDS encoding DNA-binding response regulator, producing MNVLIVDDEPLARERLSRLVGDLDGYRVLEPSASNGEEALSLIEELRPDVVLLDIRMPGLDGLQVAAKLCERDAPPAVIFCTAHDEFALDAFQVSAVGYLVKPVRPEHLAEALKKAERPNRVQLAALTRPAAVSGTGPRTHISARTRKGIELIPLPQVIYFIADHKYVTLRHEGGEVLLDEPLKALEDEFGERFVRIHRNALVYRDRIERLQRTPLGHFQLFLKGLEGEPLTVSRRHVAGVRKLMQNL from the coding sequence ATGAATGTGCTGATTGTCGATGACGAACCTCTAGCCCGCGAGCGCCTCAGCCGACTGGTAGGTGACCTTGACGGCTATCGTGTCCTGGAACCTTCCGCCTCCAATGGCGAAGAGGCGCTGTCCCTGATCGAGGAACTGCGTCCCGATGTTGTGTTGCTGGATATCCGTATGCCGGGGCTTGATGGCCTCCAGGTTGCAGCCAAGCTGTGCGAGCGCGACGCTCCCCCTGCGGTGATCTTCTGCACCGCCCACGACGAGTTTGCGCTGGACGCCTTCCAGGTGAGCGCGGTCGGTTACCTGGTCAAGCCGGTACGGCCCGAACACCTCGCCGAAGCATTGAAGAAAGCCGAGCGGCCCAATCGTGTGCAACTCGCGGCGCTGACGCGTCCTGCGGCGGTGAGCGGCACCGGCCCGCGCACCCATATCAGCGCACGGACCCGCAAGGGCATTGAACTGATCCCATTGCCTCAGGTGATCTATTTCATCGCTGACCACAAATACGTCACCCTGCGCCATGAGGGCGGCGAGGTTCTGCTAGATGAGCCGTTGAAGGCGCTCGAAGATGAGTTCGGCGAGCGTTTCGTCCGCATTCACCGCAATGCGCTGGTCTATCGCGACCGTATCGAGCGATTGCAGCGCACCCCCCTTGGACATTTTCAGCTGTTCCTCAAGGGGCTTGAGGGCGAGCCGCTTACCGTAAGCCGCCGCCATGTCGCCGGTGTGCGCAAGCTGATGCAAAACCTCTGA
- a CDS encoding hydroxymethylbilane synthase: MSREIRIATRKSALALWQAEYVKARLEAAHPHVTVSLVPMVSRGDKLLDSPLAKIGGKGLFVKELETALMENEADIAVHSMKDVPMEFPEGLGLYCICEREDPRDAFVSNHYENFDALPAGAVVGTSSLRRQAQLLARRPDLKIQFLRGNVNTRLAKLDAGEYDAIILAAAGLIRLGFGDRIRTSISVEDSLPAGGQGAVGIECRTGDTELHQLLQCMNDPHTAIRVSAERALNRHLNGGCQVPIACYAVLEGDQLWLRGLVGQPDGALLLRAEGRAPNAEAEALGVRIAEELLQQGAGKILQDIYGEAGKA, translated from the coding sequence ATGTCCCGCGAAATTCGCATCGCCACCCGCAAGAGTGCCCTGGCCCTGTGGCAGGCCGAATACGTCAAGGCGCGCCTGGAAGCCGCTCATCCGCATGTGACGGTGAGTCTGGTGCCGATGGTCAGTCGGGGCGACAAGCTGCTCGATTCGCCGCTGGCAAAGATCGGCGGCAAGGGGCTTTTCGTCAAAGAGCTGGAAACAGCCCTGATGGAGAACGAAGCGGACATCGCCGTGCACTCCATGAAGGACGTGCCCATGGAATTCCCCGAGGGGCTCGGCCTGTATTGCATCTGTGAGCGTGAAGACCCGCGCGATGCGTTCGTCTCCAATCACTATGAGAATTTTGATGCGCTACCTGCCGGCGCGGTCGTAGGCACCTCCAGTCTCCGGCGCCAGGCGCAGCTGCTGGCGCGTCGCCCCGATCTGAAAATCCAGTTCCTGCGCGGTAACGTGAACACTCGCCTGGCCAAGCTCGACGCAGGCGAGTACGACGCAATCATCCTGGCGGCGGCCGGCCTGATCCGCCTGGGTTTTGGCGACCGCATCCGCACCAGCATCAGTGTCGAGGACAGCCTGCCTGCCGGCGGGCAGGGCGCCGTCGGGATCGAGTGCCGGACCGGCGATACCGAGCTGCATCAGCTGCTTCAATGCATGAACGATCCCCATACCGCCATCCGCGTGAGCGCCGAGCGGGCCCTGAACCGCCACCTCAATGGAGGCTGTCAGGTGCCGATCGCCTGTTATGCCGTACTCGAAGGCGATCAGCTGTGGTTGCGTGGGCTCGTCGGCCAGCCCGATGGTGCCTTGCTCCTACGCGCTGAAGGCCGTGCGCCCAATGCCGAAGCCGAAGCGCTCGGTGTGCGCATCGCAGAAGAATTGTTGCAGCAAGGCGCTGGCAAGATCCTTCAGGATATTTATGGTGAGGCCGGCAAGGCGTGA
- a CDS encoding uroporphyrinogen-III synthase (catalyzes the formation of uroporphyrinogen-III from hydroxymethylbilane) — protein sequence MNGWRLLLTRPAEECAALAAILAGQGIHSASLPLLAIEALDETPEQREVMLELDRYAAVVVVSKPAARLGLERLGRYWKVPPVGPVWFSVGAATGAILEEYGLDVSWPASGDDSEALLALPRLAEALDVAAPKALILRGEGGREHLADTLRCRGVQVDSLELYRRYLPEYPCDRLIELVRSERLNAMVVSSGQGLQSLRELAGFDWSTLRELPLFVPSPRVAEMAEALGAKRIVDCRGAGTAALLAALRDNPGPAS from the coding sequence GTGAACGGCTGGCGTCTCTTGCTGACGCGGCCCGCAGAAGAATGCGCCGCCCTGGCGGCCATCTTGGCGGGTCAGGGCATCCACAGTGCCAGCCTGCCCCTGCTCGCTATCGAGGCACTCGACGAAACGCCCGAACAGCGCGAGGTCATGCTGGAGCTGGATCGTTATGCTGCCGTGGTGGTAGTGAGCAAACCGGCGGCCCGGTTGGGCCTGGAGCGGCTCGGTCGTTATTGGAAAGTTCCCCCAGTTGGGCCAGTTTGGTTCAGCGTGGGCGCAGCGACTGGCGCCATTCTTGAAGAATACGGCCTGGATGTGTCCTGGCCCGCCAGTGGCGACGATAGCGAAGCGCTGCTGGCGCTGCCGCGACTGGCCGAGGCGCTAGACGTGGCAGCTCCGAAAGCGCTCATCCTGCGCGGGGAGGGGGGGCGTGAACATCTTGCCGATACGCTTCGCTGCCGTGGCGTTCAGGTCGACAGCCTCGAGCTGTACCGGAGATACCTGCCTGAGTACCCGTGCGACAGGTTGATCGAACTGGTTCGTTCGGAACGGCTGAATGCCATGGTGGTCAGCAGTGGGCAGGGTTTGCAGTCGTTACGCGAGTTGGCAGGATTCGATTGGTCAACGCTGCGTGAACTACCCTTGTTCGTACCCAGCCCTCGTGTGGCCGAGATGGCCGAGGCGTTGGGCGCCAAAAGAATCGTGGACTGCCGTGGTGCTGGAACCGCGGCTTTGCTGGCGGCGCTACGGGACAATCCCGGGCCCGCTTCCTGA
- a CDS encoding heme biosynthesis operon protein HemX, with amino-acid sequence MSEVDSDKAPQQPKGNDSVAAQNPVKKEPQKDSKEAPKAPPPKTPAGSSADARGSGKGLAGLALLVGLAGLAAGGYSVWQTQQLADQEQQQQQSAQATSEQTRQLGERSEQLASRLGKLEQLPSADQLEDRRRLLTELQSDQQRLAGRVEQVLGASREQWRLAEAEHLLRMAMLRLSAMQDVNSAESLLAEADLILRKQDDPGAYAARQQLLEGLEALRSLPELDRTGLFLQLGALRGQANQLNGLAPEFEEGQGAAGGQADSGWQRWLNELTRYVRIDFDAGNSVKPLLAGQSLAQVRLALSLAIEQAQWAVLNGNEKVYQQSLDQAGQLIKDHFSEENGQSRGLRDRIEELKKRQVSVSLPDLSPALRALQTYVQKRESSESAGSPADSGPAQPTDKTAPESDQPAADEPASDEPSAEEGQRA; translated from the coding sequence GTGAGCGAAGTAGACTCCGACAAGGCACCGCAGCAACCGAAGGGCAACGACTCTGTCGCCGCTCAAAATCCTGTGAAGAAAGAGCCGCAGAAGGATTCGAAAGAGGCGCCCAAGGCGCCACCACCGAAAACGCCGGCCGGTTCCTCCGCCGATGCGCGTGGCAGCGGCAAAGGATTGGCCGGTCTGGCCCTGCTGGTCGGCTTGGCGGGTCTGGCAGCAGGGGGCTACAGCGTCTGGCAGACTCAGCAGCTGGCCGATCAGGAGCAGCAACAGCAACAATCGGCACAGGCTACGAGCGAACAAACCCGCCAGTTGGGCGAGCGCAGCGAGCAACTGGCCAGCCGCCTCGGCAAGCTCGAGCAACTGCCATCGGCCGACCAGCTTGAGGATCGTCGCCGTTTGCTGACAGAGCTGCAAAGCGATCAGCAGCGCCTGGCGGGGCGTGTCGAGCAAGTTCTTGGGGCCAGTCGTGAGCAATGGCGACTCGCTGAAGCCGAGCATCTGTTGCGCATGGCGATGTTGCGCCTATCGGCCATGCAAGACGTGAACAGCGCCGAATCGCTGCTCGCCGAGGCGGATCTGATCTTGCGTAAACAGGATGATCCGGGGGCATACGCCGCTCGACAGCAGTTGCTCGAAGGGCTTGAAGCGTTGCGCAGTCTGCCGGAGCTGGACCGGACCGGGTTGTTTCTCCAGCTTGGTGCGTTGCGCGGTCAGGCCAATCAGCTCAACGGCCTGGCTCCTGAATTCGAAGAGGGGCAAGGGGCCGCAGGTGGCCAGGCTGATAGCGGCTGGCAGCGTTGGCTAAATGAGCTGACACGTTATGTCCGTATCGATTTCGACGCTGGTAATAGCGTCAAGCCGCTGCTTGCCGGTCAGAGTCTGGCGCAGGTGCGGTTGGCGTTGTCGCTGGCCATCGAGCAGGCGCAGTGGGCCGTGCTCAATGGCAACGAAAAGGTCTACCAGCAATCGTTGGATCAGGCGGGGCAGCTGATCAAGGATCACTTCAGCGAGGAAAACGGTCAGAGCCGAGGCCTGCGCGACCGTATCGAAGAACTGAAAAAGCGCCAAGTGTCGGTCAGCCTCCCCGACCTCTCACCGGCGCTCCGCGCATTGCAGACCTATGTGCAGAAACGTGAATCGTCCGAAAGCGCTGGGTCGCCTGCTGACAGCGGCCCAGCACAGCCCACGGATAAGACGGCCCCGGAATCTGACCAGCCGGCAGCCGATGAGCCAGCGTCCGATGAGCCGTCAGCGGAAGAGGGGCAGCGCGCATGA
- a CDS encoding heme biosynthesis protein HemY yields the protein MKRFAFVLILLIAIVGFLGWAIAQDPGYVLISYDRFRYESSFWIFLGLIACLWLLAMVVHWVLGLLHTSGALVNPWSRRHRERRVSKASRSGLRELAEGQWTQALGHLRSAAEHDHQPLVHYLGAARAANELGEHEQSDELLRKAREREPESGLAVGLTQAQLQIARGQYGEARASLNALHSDHPRHPYVLTLLQQLYVQLEDWSALCSLLPELRKHRVLPPARLSELELLAWTAAIEQSGQAPTASNDDALQALNQKWQTVPSGLRSESLLVRAYADGLSRLGADAKAEEVLYAALKRQYDDRLVERYGRVRGQDPARQLANAEGWLKANPENAELLLALGRLSMRNALWGKARDYLEASLRFEHRPETCAELARLLAQLGDNERSNRLFQEGLGLLDQSSANRIQTTSSS from the coding sequence ATGAAGCGATTCGCCTTTGTCCTGATCCTGCTTATCGCGATTGTCGGGTTCCTCGGCTGGGCCATTGCACAGGATCCGGGCTATGTCCTGATCAGCTATGACCGCTTCCGCTACGAGTCGAGCTTCTGGATCTTTCTTGGTCTGATCGCGTGCCTCTGGTTGTTGGCAATGGTGGTGCACTGGGTGCTCGGCTTGTTGCACACGTCCGGCGCACTGGTCAATCCGTGGTCGCGTCGTCACCGTGAGCGTCGTGTCAGCAAGGCATCACGCAGCGGTTTACGCGAGTTGGCCGAAGGACAGTGGACTCAAGCCTTGGGTCATTTGCGCTCCGCTGCCGAGCACGACCACCAGCCGTTGGTGCATTACCTTGGTGCTGCACGTGCCGCCAATGAACTGGGCGAGCACGAGCAAAGCGACGAGCTGCTCCGCAAGGCAAGGGAGCGCGAGCCCGAGTCAGGCCTTGCGGTTGGCCTGACCCAGGCTCAGCTGCAAATTGCGAGGGGCCAATATGGCGAGGCGCGGGCATCACTCAACGCGCTGCACAGTGACCATCCCCGTCATCCCTACGTGTTGACCTTGTTGCAGCAGCTGTACGTTCAGCTCGAAGACTGGTCGGCTTTGTGCAGTTTGCTACCCGAGCTGCGCAAGCACCGCGTATTGCCACCGGCTCGCCTGAGTGAGCTTGAATTGCTGGCCTGGACAGCGGCGATTGAGCAAAGCGGTCAAGCCCCGACAGCCAGTAATGACGACGCGTTGCAGGCCCTCAATCAGAAGTGGCAAACCGTACCGTCGGGGTTGCGCAGTGAGTCGCTGCTGGTGCGAGCCTACGCTGACGGGCTGTCCCGCTTGGGGGCGGATGCTAAAGCCGAAGAGGTGCTCTACGCAGCGCTCAAGCGACAGTACGATGATCGCCTGGTCGAGCGCTACGGCCGCGTCCGCGGTCAGGACCCTGCACGTCAGCTGGCGAATGCTGAAGGCTGGCTCAAGGCTAATCCGGAGAATGCCGAGCTGCTGCTTGCGCTTGGCCGGCTGAGCATGCGCAACGCGCTTTGGGGCAAGGCACGCGACTATCTCGAGGCCAGCCTGCGCTTCGAACACCGTCCGGAAACCTGCGCCGAGCTGGCCCGATTGCTGGCCCAGCTAGGGGACAACGAGCGCAGCAACCGGCTGTTCCAAGAAGGGTTGGGGCTCCTTGATCAATCCAGCGCCAACCGGATACAAACCACCAGCAGCAGTTAG
- a CDS encoding disulfide bond formation protein B, translated as MNLASPRSLFLLAFIGCALMMVAALYLEHVVGLVPCPLCIVQRICVIGFGLVCLVAALHGPRKTGRRVYSVMALLFAVAGGGTAIRQIWLQNMPADQLPSCLPSLEYMMDALPFQEIARLVLHGTAECAEVTWTLLGMSIPEWTLLAFIAMALFCFWQLLRRD; from the coding sequence ATGAACCTGGCCAGCCCACGTTCGCTGTTTCTTCTGGCCTTCATCGGCTGCGCGTTGATGATGGTCGCTGCCCTGTATCTCGAGCACGTTGTCGGGCTGGTTCCCTGCCCGCTGTGCATCGTTCAGCGTATTTGCGTTATCGGCTTCGGTCTGGTTTGTCTGGTCGCTGCGCTGCATGGCCCACGCAAGACCGGTCGCCGTGTTTACTCGGTCATGGCACTGCTGTTCGCGGTTGCTGGAGGGGGCACGGCGATACGCCAGATATGGCTGCAGAACATGCCTGCCGATCAGCTGCCGAGCTGCCTGCCCAGTCTCGAATACATGATGGATGCGTTGCCGTTCCAGGAAATTGCCCGCTTGGTGCTTCACGGTACGGCTGAGTGCGCCGAAGTTACCTGGACACTGCTCGGAATGAGTATTCCGGAGTGGACGTTGCTCGCATTCATTGCAATGGCCCTGTTCTGTTTCTGGCAGTTGCTGCGCCGCGACTAG
- a CDS encoding Rsd/AlgQ family anti-sigma factor — protein MLESCRNAQERWGGVHLLIDRWLQERHALINAFEGLHGGAEAATRPALQKFCEILLDYVSAGHFEIYEQLLNEAEAFGDKRGLDLARQIYPRIEAITQVAVAFNDRCDNGDCLESPGLPEELKRLGQLLHERFELEDCLIEVLHTAHKEPAATA, from the coding sequence ATGCTCGAGAGCTGTCGGAACGCCCAGGAACGCTGGGGAGGTGTGCACCTGCTGATCGACCGCTGGCTGCAGGAACGCCACGCATTGATCAACGCATTCGAAGGGCTGCATGGGGGGGCCGAAGCGGCTACTCGCCCGGCCTTGCAAAAATTCTGCGAAATCTTGCTCGACTATGTGTCGGCTGGTCATTTCGAGATCTACGAGCAACTGCTCAACGAAGCAGAAGCCTTTGGTGACAAGCGGGGGCTGGATCTGGCACGTCAGATTTATCCTCGTATCGAGGCGATTACCCAGGTTGCGGTTGCTTTCAATGACCGGTGCGACAACGGCGACTGTCTCGAAAGCCCTGGTCTTCCAGAAGAGCTGAAGCGTCTGGGCCAGTTGCTGCACGAGCGCTTCGAACTTGAAGACTGCCTGATCGAAGTGCTGCACACCGCGCATAAAGAGCCTGCTGCTACCGCCTGA
- a CDS encoding transcriptional regulator: MPAKKNAVTTPLHLLQQLSKSLVVHLEKACTDAQKEAEILLAKLEKQRGKTQEKLIKARAKLDEAGNAGKSKAQSKARSKLAELDDMLALLQSRQNETLSYLADLKRDAEQSLNLAQGVAQVEKAAAQALASRSEATPSRSASAQRKAAPASTKSAPAKQSSSSSTPAASKPATARARTAASKVADSKSATANAPSGLGAADSGAPKRPARPATSRAKPKPASTKSSSAAKPAATRKPAATRKPAATKAGSADQSAPPASS, from the coding sequence ATGCCAGCAAAGAAAAACGCGGTCACTACCCCGCTGCACTTGCTTCAGCAGCTATCGAAAAGTCTGGTCGTGCATCTGGAAAAAGCCTGCACTGATGCACAGAAGGAAGCAGAGATCCTCTTGGCCAAGCTTGAAAAGCAGCGTGGCAAGACGCAGGAAAAACTGATCAAAGCGCGCGCCAAGCTCGACGAGGCCGGCAATGCTGGCAAGTCGAAGGCCCAAAGCAAGGCTCGGTCCAAACTGGCCGAACTGGATGACATGCTTGCCTTGCTACAGTCACGGCAGAACGAGACCTTGAGTTACCTGGCTGACCTCAAGCGCGACGCCGAGCAGAGCTTGAACTTGGCGCAAGGTGTCGCTCAGGTTGAAAAGGCTGCGGCGCAAGCACTGGCATCGCGCAGCGAGGCCACGCCGTCACGTTCGGCTTCAGCGCAACGCAAGGCTGCGCCTGCGTCAACCAAGTCAGCTCCTGCCAAGCAATCTTCCAGCAGCTCGACCCCGGCGGCGAGCAAGCCAGCCACAGCCCGCGCCCGAACAGCAGCCTCAAAAGTTGCGGATAGCAAGTCCGCCACGGCTAATGCGCCCAGCGGCTTGGGCGCAGCCGACAGTGGCGCTCCGAAACGTCCCGCTCGGCCTGCCACTAGCCGCGCGAAGCCAAAACCCGCTTCCACTAAGTCATCCAGCGCTGCCAAGCCCGCTGCAACGCGCAAGCCTGCTGCCACACGCAAGCCCGCAGCAACCAAGGCCGGCAGTGCGGATCAGTCCGCTCCGCCGGCATCCAGCTGA
- a CDS encoding TIGR02444 family protein translates to MNNDELWNFALACYAEPGVEKACLELQALGMDVCLLLACVWLEIRGIQQNAQRLEELKQLSKDWQSAVVLPLRNLRQAWREQAAIDTELASLRQRVKTLELDAERTQFERLQQATQHWLREDGSNNWLNQLCTGINGDPDALLTVLRRAASQLDAGGAD, encoded by the coding sequence ATGAACAACGACGAACTCTGGAATTTTGCCCTCGCCTGTTACGCAGAGCCCGGCGTGGAAAAGGCGTGTCTTGAGTTGCAAGCGCTAGGGATGGACGTCTGCTTGCTGCTCGCCTGCGTCTGGTTGGAAATTCGGGGCATCCAACAAAACGCGCAGCGATTGGAAGAACTGAAACAGCTCAGCAAGGACTGGCAGAGCGCAGTGGTATTGCCCCTGCGAAATCTGCGTCAGGCGTGGCGTGAGCAGGCAGCCATCGACACCGAGCTCGCCAGCTTGCGCCAGCGAGTCAAAACGCTGGAGCTAGACGCCGAACGAACTCAGTTCGAGCGCCTTCAGCAGGCAACGCAGCATTGGTTGCGGGAGGACGGATCTAACAACTGGCTGAACCAGCTATGCACGGGGATCAACGGCGACCCCGATGCATTGCTGACCGTGCTGCGCCGTGCAGCTTCTCAGCTGGATGCCGGCGGAGCGGACTGA
- a CDS encoding ABC transporter ATP-binding protein — MIRLQNLTLQRGPQRLLEGAELTLHPGHKVGLVGANGAGKSSLFALLRGEFTPDEGDCQLPPDWRIAHMRQEVDTLDRLAVDYVLDGDTELRRIQGALIEAEAASDGGALARLHTELDNADGYTADARARKLLAGLGFANEQMDLPVSSFSGGWRMRLNLAQALMCPSDLLLLDEPTNHLDLDAILWLEAWLKSYPGTLMLISHDRDFLDEVVGHVVHVEQRKLTLYRGGYSAFERARAERLAQQQQAFEKQQAQREHMEDFIRRFKAKASKARQAQSRIKALEKLEELAPAHIDSPFDFVFREADKVSSPLLDLEQGSLGYGDKVVLEKVKLQLVPGARIGLLGPNGAGKSTLIKTLANELQPLGGRLQRGENLVIGYFAQHQLDALDAKASPLLHLQRIAPGEREQVLRDFLGGFDFRGNRCDEPVLNFSGGEKARLALALIAWGKPNLLLLDEPTNHLDLEMRLALTLALQDFEGAVLVVSHDRHLLKSTTDEFLLVAEGRVVEFEGDLEDYARWLVDYRSRQQPLSPVEPTGEKTDKRAARQAAATLRQQLAPLKRQAEKLEKSLADIHEKLAPLEARLADPDVYESARKDELRELLAKQAELKVREGELEEAWLEALEALEVLQSQLEASL, encoded by the coding sequence ATGATCCGACTTCAGAACCTGACTCTACAGCGCGGCCCGCAGCGTTTGCTGGAAGGCGCCGAGCTGACCCTTCATCCTGGCCATAAGGTCGGGCTGGTTGGCGCCAATGGCGCCGGTAAGTCCAGCCTGTTCGCCTTGCTGCGCGGCGAATTCACCCCCGACGAGGGCGACTGCCAGCTGCCGCCCGACTGGCGCATTGCACACATGCGCCAGGAGGTCGATACGCTCGATCGGTTGGCGGTCGATTACGTGCTGGACGGCGATACCGAGCTGCGCCGCATTCAGGGTGCGTTGATCGAGGCTGAAGCAGCCTCTGACGGTGGGGCGCTGGCTCGCTTGCATACCGAGCTCGATAACGCCGACGGCTATACCGCTGACGCACGGGCACGCAAGTTGTTGGCCGGCCTGGGTTTTGCCAATGAGCAAATGGACCTGCCGGTAAGCAGCTTCTCGGGAGGTTGGCGGATGCGTCTGAATTTGGCGCAGGCGCTGATGTGTCCGTCTGATCTGTTGCTGCTCGACGAGCCCACCAACCACCTCGATCTGGATGCCATTCTCTGGCTGGAAGCCTGGCTTAAGAGCTATCCAGGCACACTGATGCTGATTTCCCATGATCGCGACTTCCTCGACGAGGTGGTCGGTCATGTGGTGCACGTCGAGCAGCGCAAGCTGACGCTCTATCGCGGGGGCTACTCGGCCTTTGAACGGGCCCGGGCCGAGCGCCTGGCGCAGCAGCAGCAGGCGTTCGAGAAGCAACAGGCACAGCGCGAGCACATGGAGGACTTTATTCGGCGCTTCAAGGCCAAGGCGAGCAAAGCGCGACAGGCGCAGAGCCGGATCAAGGCCCTGGAAAAGCTTGAGGAGTTGGCCCCGGCGCATATCGATTCGCCGTTCGACTTCGTTTTTCGCGAGGCGGATAAGGTCTCCAGCCCGCTGCTGGATCTGGAGCAGGGGAGTCTTGGCTACGGCGACAAGGTGGTGCTAGAAAAGGTCAAGCTGCAGTTGGTCCCGGGAGCCCGCATCGGTTTGCTTGGCCCCAACGGAGCGGGGAAATCCACGCTGATCAAGACGCTGGCCAACGAGCTGCAGCCCTTGGGTGGACGCCTGCAGCGCGGCGAGAACCTTGTCATCGGCTATTTCGCCCAGCATCAGCTAGACGCTCTGGACGCTAAGGCCAGCCCGCTGTTGCATCTGCAGCGTATCGCCCCTGGCGAACGGGAGCAGGTACTGCGTGATTTTCTCGGTGGTTTCGATTTCCGCGGCAATCGCTGCGATGAGCCGGTCCTTAATTTCTCCGGCGGTGAAAAGGCCAGGCTCGCGCTAGCGCTGATCGCCTGGGGCAAACCCAATCTGTTGCTGCTCGACGAGCCGACCAACCACCTCGATCTCGAGATGCGGCTGGCGTTGACGCTGGCCTTGCAGGACTTCGAGGGGGCCGTGCTCGTCGTGTCCCACGACCGGCACTTGCTGAAAAGCACGACCGATGAATTCCTGCTGGTTGCAGAAGGCCGGGTCGTGGAGTTCGAAGGTGACCTTGAGGACTACGCTCGCTGGCTGGTCGACTACCGCTCCCGCCAGCAGCCGCTGAGCCCAGTGGAGCCCACGGGTGAAAAAACTGATAAACGCGCCGCCCGCCAGGCTGCGGCTACCCTGCGTCAGCAATTGGCTCCGTTGAAACGGCAAGCCGAAAAGCTCGAAAAGTCTTTGGCTGATATTCACGAAAAGCTCGCGCCGCTAGAGGCGCGTCTCGCTGATCCGGATGTATACGAGTCGGCCCGCAAGGATGAGCTGCGCGAGCTGCTGGCCAAGCAGGCTGAACTGAAGGTGCGCGAAGGCGAACTGGAAGAGGCTTGGCTGGAGGCGCTCGAAGCGCTCGAAGTTCTACAAAGCCAACTTGAGGCGAGCCTGTGA